The Sulfuriferula thiophila genome window below encodes:
- the ispC gene encoding 1-deoxy-D-xylulose-5-phosphate reductoisomerase, whose protein sequence is MTKVQNLTILGATGTIGVNTLDVVARHPERFKVVALTASSQLEKLVTQCQQHQPRYAVVLEESAAVRLRSLLLDAGLKTEVLFGIEALEFVSAMPEVDTVMAAIVGAAGLRPAMAAAHAGKRILLANKETLVMAGSLFMQAVAAGGAELLPIDSEHNAIFQSLPREFAGDLAACGVRRILLTASGGPFRTLPLADLPHVTPDQACAHPNWVMGKKISVDSATMMNKGLEVIEAHWLFNATPQQIEVVIHPQSVIHSMVDYLDGSVIAQLGNPDMRTPIAYALGFPERIDSGVSALELFGRGLTFEAPDYTRFPCLKLAFDALAQGGMLPAVLNAANEVAVAAFLAGQIGYGDIAPNIEYALARAITGEPGSLEDLVEADAQARRDAAMHIQKRAA, encoded by the coding sequence ATGACTAAAGTACAAAATCTGACAATTTTAGGCGCGACCGGCACGATAGGGGTAAATACCCTGGATGTGGTAGCGCGCCATCCTGAGCGTTTCAAGGTCGTGGCATTGACTGCCAGCAGCCAGCTGGAAAAGCTGGTAACACAATGTCAGCAGCATCAGCCACGCTATGCGGTAGTGCTGGAAGAGAGTGCGGCGGTTCGCTTGCGCAGTTTGTTGCTTGATGCCGGTTTGAAGACGGAAGTATTGTTTGGCATTGAGGCGTTGGAGTTTGTATCCGCCATGCCCGAAGTTGATACGGTTATGGCTGCAATCGTCGGTGCAGCGGGTCTGCGCCCGGCCATGGCTGCGGCACATGCGGGTAAGCGTATTCTGTTGGCCAACAAGGAAACGCTGGTTATGGCGGGCAGCTTGTTCATGCAGGCAGTGGCCGCGGGTGGCGCTGAGTTATTGCCAATTGATAGTGAACATAACGCTATATTTCAATCGTTGCCTCGCGAATTCGCCGGCGACCTGGCTGCATGCGGGGTGCGTCGTATTCTATTGACAGCATCCGGCGGGCCATTCCGTACGCTGCCGCTGGCAGATCTGCCGCATGTCACACCTGATCAGGCTTGTGCTCACCCTAATTGGGTAATGGGTAAAAAGATCTCGGTTGACTCCGCTACCATGATGAATAAAGGTCTGGAGGTCATTGAGGCGCACTGGCTCTTCAACGCGACTCCCCAGCAAATTGAGGTGGTGATCCATCCGCAAAGCGTGATTCATTCCATGGTGGATTATCTGGATGGCTCTGTGATAGCGCAGTTGGGTAACCCCGATATGCGCACGCCGATTGCTTACGCATTAGGTTTCCCGGAACGGATAGATTCAGGTGTATCAGCGCTGGAGTTGTTTGGCCGTGGCTTGACATTTGAAGCACCCGATTACACTCGTTTCCCTTGCCTGAAGCTGGCGTTTGATGCCCTGGCACAAGGCGGAATGCTGCCTGCAGTGCTGAATGCTGCCAATGAAGTTGCGGTGGCGGCATTTCTGGCAGGGCAGATCGGGTATGGCGATATCGCGCCTAATATTGAATACGCATTGGCTCGTGCAATTACCGGGGAGCCAGGTTCGCTGGAAGATCTGGTGGAAGCCGATGCGCAGGCACGGCGTGATGCCGCAATGCATATACAGAAGCGGGCGGCGTAG
- the lpxD gene encoding UDP-3-O-(3-hydroxymyristoyl)glucosamine N-acyltransferase, with product MSVPAYTLAELVAQFGGEVRGDALTAVSQVASLAHATQHQLAFLANLKYRDQLASSQAGALIVGEDMAEASAKPRIVTKNPYTYFAKVSTLFNPPIRGEAGVHPSAVIHPEAVIGEGAEIAANAVVERGAVIGSRSVIGAGSVIGAETIIGCDALIYANVTVYHRCVIGDRVILHSGCVIGADGFGLAPDAGRWLKIPQIGRVVIGDDVEIGANTTVDRGALDDTIIHDGVKLDNQIQVAHNVHIGEHTAIAACTGIAGSAHIGAHCTIGGAAMIFGHIEITDRVNISTNTLITKSLPKPGTYTSALPFSEHSEWLKNAVQMRHLDSMAKRLRAMEKQLEALEKKTNE from the coding sequence ATGTCAGTTCCCGCCTATACGCTGGCTGAGTTAGTGGCGCAGTTTGGTGGCGAGGTGCGCGGTGATGCATTGACCGCGGTGTCGCAAGTCGCCAGCCTCGCCCATGCTACCCAGCATCAGCTTGCCTTCCTGGCTAATCTCAAATATCGCGATCAGCTTGCCAGCAGTCAGGCAGGAGCCTTGATTGTGGGTGAGGATATGGCTGAGGCAAGCGCTAAGCCGCGTATCGTAACCAAAAATCCGTACACCTACTTTGCAAAAGTCTCGACTTTGTTTAATCCGCCCATCCGCGGTGAGGCAGGTGTGCACCCCAGCGCAGTCATCCATCCTGAGGCCGTAATCGGCGAAGGTGCCGAGATTGCTGCCAACGCAGTGGTTGAGCGTGGTGCAGTGATAGGCAGTCGATCTGTTATCGGCGCTGGTAGTGTGATTGGTGCGGAAACCATCATTGGCTGTGACGCACTGATTTACGCCAATGTCACGGTGTATCATCGTTGCGTGATCGGGGATCGGGTTATCCTGCATTCTGGTTGCGTGATCGGTGCAGATGGATTCGGTCTGGCACCCGATGCCGGTCGCTGGTTAAAGATTCCGCAAATCGGACGCGTTGTGATTGGGGATGATGTTGAAATCGGTGCCAATACCACGGTGGATCGCGGGGCTCTGGACGATACGATCATCCATGATGGCGTAAAACTCGATAACCAGATTCAGGTAGCCCACAATGTGCATATCGGTGAACACACTGCTATTGCCGCCTGTACCGGGATAGCAGGCAGTGCACATATCGGCGCGCATTGTACGATAGGCGGCGCGGCCATGATATTCGGTCATATCGAAATTACCGATCGGGTAAATATTTCCACGAATACCCTGATTACCAAATCGTTACCGAAGCCGGGGACCTATACCTCGGCATTGCCATTTTCAGAACATAGCGAATGGTTAAAAAATGCAGTGCAGATGCGTCATCTGGACAGTATGGCAAAGCGTCTGCGCGCTATGGAAAAACAGCTGGAAGCTTTGGAGAAAAAAACAAATGAATAA
- the uppS gene encoding polyprenyl diphosphate synthase codes for MSIFSSSTQAIPESVDVPRHIAIIMDGNGRWAKKRFMPRVAGHKRGVEMVREVIKACASRGVKYLTLFAFSSENWRRPEEEVSLLMDLFRYALEHEVTKLHKNQVRLKVVGDLSRFEPRLIQLIHESERMTAGNGGLTLTIAANYGGRWDVLQAVTKLLAHQPELAGQPLAEHHLEPHLSMHYAPEPDLFIRTGGEQRISNFLLWQLAYSELYFTPTLWPDFGAAELDQAIASFQQRERRFGRTSEQLKQHAP; via the coding sequence GTGAGTATTTTCAGTAGCTCGACGCAAGCCATTCCAGAATCAGTGGATGTCCCGCGTCACATTGCCATCATTATGGATGGTAATGGGCGCTGGGCAAAGAAGCGTTTTATGCCACGTGTAGCTGGCCATAAACGCGGCGTGGAAATGGTGCGGGAAGTCATTAAGGCGTGCGCTTCCCGTGGCGTCAAGTATCTGACTTTGTTTGCGTTCAGTTCCGAGAACTGGCGGCGCCCTGAAGAAGAGGTGTCGTTACTGATGGATTTGTTCCGCTATGCGCTGGAACACGAAGTCACGAAGCTGCATAAAAATCAGGTGCGTCTCAAGGTGGTGGGCGACTTGTCCCGCTTCGAACCCCGGCTGATACAACTCATACATGAATCTGAGCGCATGACAGCAGGTAATGGTGGGCTGACCTTAACAATCGCAGCCAATTATGGCGGTCGCTGGGATGTGTTGCAGGCGGTTACCAAGTTGTTGGCGCATCAACCTGAACTGGCTGGCCAGCCGCTGGCAGAGCATCATCTTGAACCCCATTTATCAATGCACTATGCGCCGGAGCCGGATCTGTTTATCCGTACCGGTGGTGAACAGCGCATCAGCAATTTTCTCCTGTGGCAGTTAGCCTACTCCGAGCTTTATTTCACACCAACCTTGTGGCCTGATTTTGGCGCGGCCGAACTGGATCAGGCGATAGCCTCATTCCAGCAACGCGAGCGCCGTTTCGGACGTACGAGTGAACAACTTAAACAACATGCTCCTTAA
- the rseP gene encoding RIP metalloprotease RseP: protein MHLLSTLLAFVAALGVLVVVHESGHYLAARWVGVKVLRFSVGFGKPLFTRRWGADATEWSVAAIPLGGYVKMLDEREAPVAAAELSRAFNRQTVWARMLIVVAGPVANLLLAVLLYWGLFLHGVPAIKPVLAEPVPASAAALAGLHQGDEITEIAGQQVQSWMDIDWILLRKLPTQSPLQIKVAGGGMHQLDASGAALGDGKVSVSAQLGLHVYEPALPAIIGQLIPDGVAQRSGLRVGDQIVAVNGEPVKVWSDLVQWVRNNPARLLKTDVKRDSKIVTINLMPELSHEQQQEIGKIGAGPQIDEALFKDMLTEVHYSFGRALQQAFSKTWETSAFSLVMMGRMITGEVSWHNLSGPLTIADYAGQSARSGGLAFVSFLALVSISLGVLNLLPIPLLDGGHLMYYIIEAVKGSPVPDRVMELGQRFGMAALLTLMVFAFYNDVIRLFGSQ, encoded by the coding sequence ATGCACCTGTTAAGTACCCTGCTCGCATTTGTAGCGGCCTTGGGCGTGCTGGTGGTGGTGCATGAATCCGGCCATTATCTGGCAGCACGCTGGGTAGGAGTAAAAGTGCTGCGCTTTTCTGTCGGATTTGGTAAGCCATTATTTACCCGGCGCTGGGGGGCAGATGCAACGGAATGGTCAGTGGCTGCCATACCGCTGGGCGGCTATGTAAAAATGCTGGACGAACGCGAGGCGCCCGTTGCGGCGGCCGAGTTGTCGCGTGCATTCAATCGTCAAACTGTGTGGGCGCGGATGCTGATTGTGGTGGCGGGCCCTGTGGCTAATTTATTATTGGCAGTGTTGCTGTACTGGGGGCTGTTTTTGCACGGCGTACCAGCAATTAAACCGGTGTTGGCGGAGCCAGTACCAGCGAGTGCGGCAGCATTGGCCGGATTGCATCAGGGTGATGAAATCACCGAGATCGCCGGTCAGCAGGTACAGAGCTGGATGGACATAGACTGGATACTGTTGCGTAAACTGCCTACTCAATCCCCGCTACAGATTAAAGTGGCCGGTGGTGGTATGCATCAGTTGGATGCGAGCGGAGCGGCGCTGGGGGATGGTAAAGTAAGTGTGTCTGCACAATTGGGTTTGCATGTGTATGAGCCCGCTTTGCCTGCCATTATCGGGCAATTGATACCCGATGGTGTGGCGCAGCGTTCAGGTTTGCGTGTGGGTGATCAGATCGTAGCTGTAAACGGCGAACCCGTTAAAGTCTGGTCGGATTTGGTGCAATGGGTGCGGAATAATCCCGCCCGATTGCTAAAAACCGATGTCAAGCGCGATAGCAAAATCGTGACTATTAATTTGATGCCAGAGCTGTCACATGAACAGCAGCAAGAAATCGGTAAAATTGGCGCCGGTCCGCAAATAGATGAAGCCCTGTTCAAAGATATGCTGACGGAAGTGCATTACTCCTTCGGTCGCGCGTTGCAGCAGGCATTCAGCAAGACTTGGGAAACGTCAGCTTTCAGTCTGGTTATGATGGGGCGAATGATCACGGGTGAGGTGTCCTGGCATAACCTGTCGGGACCACTCACCATCGCGGATTATGCAGGGCAGTCGGCACGCAGTGGCGGGCTGGCCTTTGTCAGCTTCCTGGCGCTGGTCAGTATCAGCTTGGGCGTGCTTAATTTATTGCCGATTCCGTTATTGGACGGCGGTCATTTGATGTATTATATTATCGAAGCCGTTAAGGGCAGTCCGGTACCCGATCGCGTCATGGAATTGGGGCAGCGCTTCGGAATGGCGGCACTGCTGACGCTGATGGTGTTCGCTTTTTACAACGACGTTATTCGTTTGTTTGGTTCTCAATAA
- a CDS encoding phosphatidate cytidylyltransferase, which yields MLLKRILTAALLLVGLLGCLFFLPDTLWALVMLLPLAVGALEWGKLSGLSKPARVTYALGNVVLAGVTYYFDLAAWLYVAALVLWLIIVPMWLAAAWQLKSLWWRMPVGILVLLPLWMALVELRERGPWWVLLLMGVVWIADTAAYFAGRQFGKHKLAPSISPGKTWEGVIGAAVAVVVYGVIVLKVLSGPRFDAYAWALPVMILGVVMLYLSILGDLFESWVKRVANVKDSGSILPGHGGVLDRIDALTSTLPIAALILLHAELLQRIL from the coding sequence ATGCTCCTTAAACGTATATTAACCGCTGCTTTGTTGCTGGTCGGCCTGTTGGGCTGCCTGTTTTTTCTGCCGGATACTCTTTGGGCGCTAGTCATGCTGCTGCCCTTGGCGGTGGGTGCGCTGGAGTGGGGCAAGTTATCCGGCTTGTCTAAACCTGCCAGGGTGACTTATGCGCTGGGGAATGTGGTATTGGCGGGCGTTACCTACTATTTTGATCTGGCCGCATGGTTATATGTGGCGGCGCTTGTTTTATGGCTGATCATCGTGCCGATGTGGCTAGCTGCAGCTTGGCAGCTTAAATCACTCTGGTGGCGGATGCCAGTGGGTATTTTGGTATTGTTGCCGCTGTGGATGGCGTTGGTCGAGTTGCGCGAGCGTGGTCCATGGTGGGTGCTGTTGCTGATGGGCGTGGTGTGGATTGCGGATACGGCTGCGTACTTTGCCGGCCGTCAGTTCGGTAAACACAAACTCGCACCGAGCATTAGTCCGGGTAAGACCTGGGAGGGCGTAATCGGTGCCGCTGTTGCTGTGGTGGTATACGGCGTCATTGTATTGAAAGTATTGAGTGGCCCGCGGTTCGATGCATACGCCTGGGCATTGCCGGTAATGATACTGGGTGTGGTGATGTTGTACCTGAGCATATTGGGCGACCTGTTTGAGTCCTGGGTCAAGCGTGTGGCCAATGTTAAGGACAGCGGCAGCATATTGCCAGGGCATGGGGGTGTGCTTGATCGTATCGATGCGCTGACCTCAACCTTGCCAATTGCTGCATTGATCTTGTTGCATGCCGAATTGTTGCAGCGAATTTTATGA
- the bamA gene encoding outer membrane protein assembly factor BamA, which produces MHNKIAIALVTSVWAMSAHAIDSFVVKDIRVEGIQRTEAGTVFSYLPVKVGDTLDADKSAAAIKALYATGFFKDVRLEAQNGVLIVVVEERPAIAKIDIIGSKEFTAEQIKDGLKQSGLAEGRIFDKAMLDRASQEIKRLYFSRGKYAVQIDTTITPLERNRVSITFNVKDGDVAKIRDVNIVGNKAFSEKQLRGLFQLRTPGWFTWYSKNDQYSKQKLSADLETLKSFYLNQGYLEFNIDSTQVSITPDKHDIYLTVNLTEGDKYTVTDVKLAGEMMVPAAELQKLITLKAGDTFSREKITESAKKIGDRLGNDGYAFANVNAVPEIDKDKHTVAFTFFVDAGRRVYVNRININGNTRTRDEVVRREFRQMEGGWYAADKIQRSRERVERLGYFSDINVETPPVTGTTDQVDVNLSVTEKATGNIMVGAGFSSSEGLILSGSISQNNLFGSGNALTARINSGGVNKIYSISYTNPYFTPDGLSLGYDVYRRDTDTSRLTALSTYKNSTVGAGVRLGIPLNEKDAISLGLAYERFTLTTYPTSPVQYVNFVNQYGSTNDTVRADLGWSRDSRDSLTYPTKGMLQRVYGEIGVPPGSLKYYKLNYQHQWFQPLSKNFTLMLNGEVGYGDGYGGQGMPFFKNFYAGGVSSVRGYDTATIGPKYQDPTTGAIVSAGGTQRVVANAELLFPMPGMENDKSVRLSAFFDAGEVAGPGDYLGRYSSFSFQDLRYSTGLALNWVSPVGPLKFSLAQPLNPQSDDKKQVFQFTLGQVF; this is translated from the coding sequence ATGCACAACAAAATCGCTATAGCACTGGTTACTAGTGTGTGGGCAATGTCTGCTCACGCAATCGACAGTTTCGTCGTAAAGGATATACGCGTTGAAGGGATACAGCGTACTGAAGCCGGTACGGTATTTAGTTACCTCCCTGTCAAAGTAGGTGATACGCTGGATGCAGACAAATCTGCAGCGGCAATTAAAGCTCTGTATGCAACCGGGTTTTTCAAGGACGTGCGTCTGGAAGCCCAGAATGGTGTGTTGATTGTGGTCGTGGAAGAGCGCCCGGCGATCGCGAAAATTGATATCATCGGCAGCAAAGAATTTACCGCAGAACAAATCAAGGATGGCTTGAAACAATCCGGCCTGGCTGAAGGTAGGATTTTTGACAAAGCCATGCTGGACAGGGCGTCGCAAGAAATTAAACGTTTGTATTTCAGCCGTGGTAAATATGCGGTACAAATCGACACGACAATTACACCCTTAGAGCGTAATCGTGTTTCGATTACCTTTAACGTTAAAGACGGCGATGTTGCCAAAATCCGCGATGTCAATATTGTCGGCAATAAGGCTTTTAGTGAAAAGCAATTGCGAGGCCTGTTTCAGTTACGTACCCCCGGCTGGTTTACCTGGTACAGCAAGAACGATCAGTATTCCAAACAGAAGTTATCTGCTGATCTGGAAACCCTGAAGTCGTTTTATCTGAATCAGGGGTATCTGGAATTTAATATCGATTCTACCCAGGTGTCGATTACGCCTGATAAACACGATATTTACCTGACTGTTAATTTGACGGAAGGTGACAAATATACCGTTACCGACGTCAAGCTCGCTGGCGAAATGATGGTGCCTGCAGCCGAGTTGCAGAAACTTATTACGCTCAAAGCTGGCGATACGTTCTCCCGCGAGAAAATTACCGAATCAGCGAAAAAAATTGGTGACCGTCTGGGTAATGACGGTTATGCGTTTGCTAACGTCAATGCAGTACCTGAGATTGATAAAGATAAACATACGGTAGCGTTTACCTTCTTTGTCGATGCTGGCCGCAGAGTTTATGTCAACCGTATCAATATTAATGGCAATACGCGTACCCGCGATGAAGTGGTGCGCCGTGAGTTCCGCCAAATGGAAGGCGGCTGGTACGCGGCGGACAAGATTCAGCGTTCGCGCGAGCGTGTCGAGCGTCTAGGCTATTTCAGTGACATCAACGTTGAAACTCCGCCGGTGACTGGAACGACAGATCAGGTGGACGTGAATCTGAGTGTGACTGAAAAAGCCACCGGTAATATCATGGTGGGTGCGGGTTTCTCTTCCTCGGAAGGCTTGATTCTGTCAGGTTCCATATCGCAGAATAACCTGTTTGGCAGCGGTAATGCATTGACCGCGAGGATCAACAGCGGTGGCGTAAATAAAATATATTCGATTTCGTACACCAATCCTTACTTTACGCCGGATGGTTTGAGCCTGGGTTATGACGTGTACCGCAGAGATACGGATACCAGTCGTTTAACCGCGCTTTCCACATACAAGAACTCGACTGTCGGTGCCGGCGTGCGTTTAGGCATTCCGCTGAATGAGAAAGATGCGATCAGCCTGGGACTGGCTTACGAGCGCTTTACGTTAACTACGTATCCGACCAGTCCGGTTCAGTATGTGAACTTCGTTAATCAGTATGGCAGTACTAACGATACTGTACGTGCGGATCTGGGCTGGTCGCGCGATAGTCGTGACAGCCTGACTTACCCGACCAAGGGCATGTTGCAACGTGTCTATGGCGAAATAGGCGTGCCGCCTGGCAGCTTAAAGTACTATAAGCTGAATTATCAGCACCAGTGGTTCCAGCCGTTAAGTAAAAACTTTACCCTGATGCTGAATGGTGAAGTTGGTTACGGTGATGGCTATGGCGGCCAGGGTATGCCGTTCTTCAAGAATTTCTACGCCGGTGGCGTGAGCTCCGTACGTGGATATGATACAGCGACGATAGGGCCTAAGTACCAGGATCCAACGACAGGAGCCATTGTGTCTGCAGGTGGTACACAGCGCGTTGTCGCGAATGCCGAGTTGCTGTTCCCGATGCCGGGTATGGAAAACGACAAATCGGTACGTCTGAGCGCATTTTTTGATGCGGGTGAAGTGGCTGGCCCTGGGGATTATTTAGGTCGTTACAGCAGCTTCTCATTCCAGGATTTGCGTTATTCAACGGGTCTGGCGCTTAACTGGGTTTCACCGGTCGGTCCGCTAAAATTCAGTCTTGCACAACCGCTGAATCCACAAAGCGATGATAAAAAGCAAGTCTTCCAGTTTACGCTGGGTCAAGTATTCTAA
- the tsf gene encoding translation elongation factor Ts produces the protein MAEITAGMVKELRERTGLGMMECKKALTETSGDMSAAEDLLRIKSGAKASKAAARGGSEGVIGAFISADGKTGALVEVNCETDFVGKNEDFLAFSKAVAQLAAEHNCTDIAALSAMAMTGGTVEEVRQALIMKLGENLTIRRVAYYSTAGRLVTYLHGSKIGVMVDLDGEEALGKDLAMHIAASKPVCVSKDQVASDLIEKEREIYTAQAAESGKPADIVAKMVEGRVAKYLAEVTLLGQPFVKNPDQTVEKLLAEKKAKVNGFTMFVVGEGIEKKVVDYAAEVAAAAKV, from the coding sequence ATGGCTGAAATTACAGCAGGTATGGTTAAAGAGTTGCGTGAACGCACTGGCTTGGGCATGATGGAATGCAAAAAAGCATTGACTGAAACCAGCGGCGATATGTCAGCGGCAGAAGACTTGTTGCGTATCAAGAGTGGCGCTAAAGCGAGTAAAGCGGCTGCGCGTGGCGGTTCAGAGGGCGTGATCGGCGCGTTTATCAGCGCCGATGGCAAAACTGGCGCGCTGGTAGAAGTGAACTGCGAAACCGATTTCGTGGGCAAGAACGAAGATTTCCTGGCTTTCTCCAAAGCTGTAGCGCAATTGGCGGCAGAGCATAACTGCACAGATATTGCTGCATTGTCGGCAATGGCCATGACTGGCGGTACGGTAGAAGAGGTGCGCCAGGCATTGATCATGAAGCTGGGTGAAAACCTGACTATCCGTCGCGTAGCTTATTATTCGACAGCGGGTCGCTTGGTAACTTACCTGCATGGTTCGAAGATCGGCGTTATGGTTGATCTGGATGGCGAAGAAGCATTGGGTAAAGATCTGGCGATGCACATTGCTGCAAGCAAGCCGGTGTGTGTGTCCAAAGACCAGGTTGCATCTGACCTGATTGAGAAAGAGCGCGAGATTTACACCGCTCAAGCTGCTGAATCAGGCAAGCCTGCTGATATCGTGGCTAAAATGGTAGAAGGCCGTGTAGCTAAATACCTTGCAGAAGTAACATTGCTGGGTCAGCCGTTTGTGAAGAACCCTGATCAAACGGTAGAGAAATTACTGGCTGAGAAAAAAGCCAAAGTGAATGGCTTCACCATGTTTGTTGTCGGTGAAGGCATCGAGAAGAAAGTGGTTGATTACGCCGCTGAAGTGGCTGCTGCTGCGAAGGTGTAA
- the pyrH gene encoding UMP kinase translates to MSAPVYKRILLKLSGEALMGEDSYGINRDTITRIVKEVKSVVDMGVQVAVVIGGGNIFRGVAPAAAGMDRATADYMGMLATVMNALALQDAFRVNGVVSRVQSALNIEQVAEPYIRGKAIRYLEEGRVVIFGAGTGNPFFTTDTAAALRGMEMNADIVIKATKVDGVYTDDPNKNASATRYQRLSFDEAIQKNLKVMDATAFTLCRDQKMPLAVLSIFKTGALARFVAGEDEGTIVHC, encoded by the coding sequence ATGAGTGCGCCAGTGTATAAGCGTATATTGCTCAAGCTCTCCGGCGAAGCGTTGATGGGGGAAGATAGTTACGGTATTAACCGTGACACCATCACCCGCATCGTCAAGGAAGTTAAATCCGTAGTGGATATGGGGGTGCAAGTCGCCGTCGTTATCGGTGGCGGTAATATCTTCCGTGGCGTTGCGCCCGCTGCAGCGGGTATGGATCGCGCAACTGCCGATTATATGGGGATGCTGGCAACAGTAATGAATGCACTGGCGTTGCAGGACGCCTTCCGTGTTAATGGTGTAGTGAGTCGCGTACAATCGGCGTTAAATATTGAACAGGTTGCCGAGCCTTATATACGTGGCAAAGCCATACGCTATCTGGAAGAGGGGCGTGTGGTGATATTCGGTGCGGGAACGGGTAATCCGTTCTTTACCACCGATACCGCTGCAGCTTTGCGTGGCATGGAAATGAACGCTGATATTGTTATCAAGGCCACCAAGGTGGATGGCGTATATACTGATGACCCGAATAAGAATGCAAGTGCTACGCGTTATCAGCGCCTGAGCTTCGATGAAGCGATACAGAAGAACCTGAAAGTAATGGATGCAACCGCGTTTACGTTGTGCCGGGATCAAAAAATGCCGCTGGCAGTATTGAGTATTTTCAAGACCGGCGCTTTGGCGCGCTTTGTTGCGGGTGAAGACGAAGGTACGATAGTACATTGTTAA
- a CDS encoding OmpH family outer membrane protein, which translates to MSKPWLKSIVAATLLVVSTASFAELKIGFVNTERVFREAPIALTAQKKLEKEFASRDAELQKMAKQARDLQNQIEKDGVTLSDSDRRNKERDLANLNREYQRSVREFREDLNLRRNEELVKVQDRARKAIQAYGEAEKYDVILEDAIYFSPKIDITDRIIRTLSQ; encoded by the coding sequence TTGAGCAAGCCATGGTTAAAAAGTATCGTTGCCGCAACATTGTTGGTTGTAAGCACCGCGTCATTCGCTGAACTGAAAATCGGTTTTGTAAATACCGAAAGGGTGTTTCGTGAAGCTCCCATTGCGCTGACTGCCCAGAAAAAGCTGGAAAAAGAGTTTGCATCGCGGGATGCAGAGTTGCAGAAAATGGCAAAGCAGGCACGTGATTTGCAAAACCAGATCGAAAAAGATGGCGTAACGCTGTCTGATTCAGACCGTCGCAATAAAGAGCGTGATCTGGCGAATTTGAATCGCGAATATCAGCGTAGCGTACGTGAGTTCCGTGAAGACTTGAATCTGCGCCGCAATGAAGAGCTGGTTAAAGTACAGGATCGCGCACGCAAGGCAATTCAGGCTTATGGCGAAGCCGAAAAATATGACGTGATTTTGGAAGACGCCATTTATTTCAGTCCAAAAATCGATATTACTGACCGTATAATTCGTACCTTGTCGCAGTAA
- the frr gene encoding ribosome recycling factor: MIADVKNTAEQKMTKSLESLRIDLGKVRTGRAHPGILDHVMVDYYGNPTAINQVANVTLMDARTIAVQPFESKMVSAIEKAIRDADLGLNPASQGAVIRVPMPALTEERRRDMIKLVKTEGEAAKVAVRNVRRDANDQLKRLLKDKAISEDDERRAQDEVQKLTDKFIAEVDKALVAKEADLMAV, translated from the coding sequence ATGATTGCTGATGTCAAGAACACCGCTGAACAAAAAATGACCAAAAGCTTGGAATCGCTCAGAATCGATTTAGGCAAAGTACGTACCGGGCGTGCACATCCGGGCATACTGGATCACGTTATGGTCGATTATTATGGAAACCCGACGGCTATCAACCAGGTGGCTAACGTCACGCTGATGGATGCGCGTACGATTGCTGTGCAGCCATTCGAATCCAAGATGGTGAGTGCAATTGAGAAGGCTATTCGTGATGCTGATCTGGGATTGAATCCAGCCAGCCAGGGTGCAGTAATACGCGTGCCTATGCCTGCACTGACTGAAGAGCGTCGCCGGGATATGATCAAACTGGTTAAAACCGAGGGTGAAGCAGCCAAGGTTGCTGTACGTAATGTGCGCCGCGATGCTAATGATCAGCTGAAACGATTACTTAAAGACAAGGCTATTAGTGAAGACGATGAACGTCGCGCGCAAGATGAAGTGCAAAAGCTGACCGACAAATTCATCGCTGAAGTGGATAAAGCGCTGGTCGCTAAAGAAGCCGATTTGATGGCGGTTTAA
- the fabZ gene encoding 3-hydroxyacyl-ACP dehydratase FabZ, translated as MDINEIMAYLPHRPPFLLVDRVTYLEPGKNIIALKNVTMNEPFFTGHFPAHPVMPGVLILEALAQAAALLSFKTVGNPPDSNAVVYFAGIDGARFKKPVMPGDQLVLHVEIMRHLKGIWKYATYAEVDGQRVAEAEMMATLR; from the coding sequence ATGGATATCAATGAAATCATGGCGTATTTGCCGCATCGTCCACCCTTCTTGCTGGTAGACCGTGTGACTTATTTAGAGCCGGGGAAAAACATCATTGCGTTAAAAAATGTCACTATGAATGAACCGTTCTTTACCGGTCATTTCCCCGCGCATCCAGTCATGCCGGGCGTATTGATACTGGAAGCGCTGGCACAGGCCGCAGCCTTGTTGTCATTCAAAACAGTCGGCAACCCACCCGACAGTAACGCTGTGGTTTATTTTGCCGGTATTGACGGCGCGCGCTTCAAGAAACCGGTCATGCCGGGCGATCAGTTGGTATTGCATGTCGAAATAATGCGCCACCTCAAAGGGATCTGGAAGTACGCAACCTACGCCGAAGTGGACGGTCAGCGCGTCGCTGAAGCAGAGATGATGGCGACTTTGCGCTAA